The following are from one region of the Anaeropeptidivorans aminofermentans genome:
- a CDS encoding methylaspartate mutase subunit E — MDIELKNEKLSDDYFYSMQKEVQNSWVTGKDLNFEEAVAYQKSIPTEKRFADKLNRALEAGITLVQPRAGVALYKEHIELLKYLEEEGEADLLPSTIDSYTRHNRYEEAQTGIDESIRLNRSMLNGFPAVNYGVQICREVTSSVKSPVQVRHGTPDARLLTEISLAGGFTSYEGGGISYNIPYAKEHTLEKTISDWQYCDRVIGLYEEAGVTINREPYGPLTGTLVPACISNSVAIIESLLAAAQGCKHITVGYGQCGNLVQDIAAMKMLKEQTESYLRKFGFNDVVITTVFHQWMGGFPADESKAFGVISWGAATAALCGATKVIVKSPHEAMGVPTKEANAAGIKATKQVVNMLRDQKLVNLREVNSECEIIQKEVECIMEKTIELGNGDIAAGTVRAFEAGVLDVPFSPSRYNMGKALPARDNEGAIRFLDCGNLPFTKDIHDYHQQKLEERGKFENRQVSFQMVIDDVYSIGKGFLVGRPNK; from the coding sequence ATGGATATAGAGTTAAAAAATGAAAAATTATCTGACGATTATTTTTACTCCATGCAAAAAGAGGTACAAAATTCATGGGTAACGGGAAAAGACCTTAATTTCGAAGAAGCTGTTGCTTATCAGAAGTCCATACCCACAGAAAAAAGATTTGCCGACAAACTGAATAGGGCCCTTGAAGCAGGCATTACCCTTGTTCAGCCAAGAGCCGGCGTTGCTTTATATAAAGAGCATATTGAGCTTTTGAAATACCTTGAAGAGGAAGGAGAAGCAGACCTTCTTCCATCAACGATTGACTCTTATACAAGACATAACAGATATGAAGAGGCTCAGACAGGAATAGATGAATCCATCCGTCTGAACCGCTCTATGCTGAATGGTTTTCCGGCTGTAAATTACGGCGTTCAGATTTGCCGTGAGGTTACTTCAAGTGTGAAAAGCCCCGTTCAGGTAAGACACGGTACGCCAGACGCAAGGCTTCTTACAGAAATATCTCTGGCAGGCGGGTTTACCTCCTATGAAGGCGGCGGAATCAGCTATAATATCCCTTATGCCAAAGAGCACACCCTTGAAAAAACCATTTCAGACTGGCAGTACTGCGACAGGGTTATAGGCCTTTATGAAGAAGCCGGCGTTACCATAAACAGGGAGCCTTACGGCCCTCTTACGGGAACTTTAGTGCCTGCCTGTATTTCAAACTCTGTTGCCATTATAGAAAGTCTTCTTGCTGCTGCTCAGGGCTGTAAGCATATTACCGTAGGATACGGACAGTGCGGTAACCTTGTGCAAGACATTGCAGCGATGAAGATGCTGAAGGAACAAACGGAATCTTACCTTAGAAAATTCGGCTTTAATGACGTTGTAATTACGACAGTTTTCCATCAGTGGATGGGCGGTTTCCCTGCCGATGAGTCAAAGGCTTTCGGCGTTATCTCCTGGGGTGCTGCTACGGCTGCGCTTTGCGGAGCTACAAAGGTTATTGTTAAAAGCCCTCATGAGGCCATGGGCGTTCCTACAAAGGAAGCCAATGCCGCCGGTATTAAGGCTACCAAGCAGGTTGTAAACATGCTTAGAGACCAGAAGCTTGTAAACTTAAGAGAAGTGAATTCAGAATGTGAAATCATTCAAAAAGAAGTAGAATGCATTATGGAAAAAACTATCGAGCTTGGAAACGGAGACATTGCCGCAGGTACTGTAAGAGCCTTTGAAGCCGGCGTTCTTGATGTTCCTTTCTCACCAAGCCGTTATAATATGGGAAAAGCCCTTCCTGCAAGAGATAATGAAGGTGCAATCAGATTCCTTGACTGCGGAAATCTTCCTTTTACAAAGGATATTCACGATTACCATCAGCAGAAGCTTGAAGAAAGAGGCAAATTCGAAAACCGTCAGGTATCCTTCCAGATGGTGATAGACGACGTTTATTCCATAGGAAAAGGCTTTTTAGTTGGCAGACCCAATAAATAA
- the glmL gene encoding methylaspartate mutase accessory protein GlmL produces the protein MNIVLTIDFGSTFTKISAVDIENAKIIATAKSFTTIETDVRHGLENALAIMERENGKIEFSKKIASSSAAGGLKMISSGLVPELTAKAAKMAANSAGAKVLRNFSFELSVLEQEEIVALKPDIILLCGGIDGGNKEVILHNAKILAKTEGDFFVIIAGNKAVSKDVWDILEAGGKRSIITENVMPEFNKLNIAPAKEQIRELFIKNIIEAKGLNLIQKSLDADIIPTPLAVFEAAELLARGTRHETGLGSLMAYDVGGATTDVYSMAGGEPTKPNVMLKGFKEPFAKRTVEGDIGMRYSISSLVEEANAEIIAENIGLTKEAVINWIAACKKDPGILAEPGTEERLIDEELAAFAIEISANRHCGYIETIYTPFGESYIQSGKDLTPVNYVIGAGGSVINSTNPRKVLSRSIYSQANYDILKPQNPKFLLDKKSIFAAMGLVGRLYPDTAIKIMKNEFIEV, from the coding sequence ATGAATATAGTCCTTACGATAGACTTTGGCTCTACATTTACGAAGATTAGTGCTGTGGATATAGAGAATGCAAAAATTATAGCCACCGCCAAATCCTTTACGACAATAGAGACAGATGTAAGGCACGGCCTTGAGAATGCTCTTGCAATAATGGAAAGGGAAAACGGGAAAATAGAGTTTTCCAAAAAAATAGCCTCTTCCTCAGCGGCAGGCGGGCTGAAAATGATTTCCTCAGGCCTTGTGCCGGAGCTTACTGCAAAGGCTGCTAAAATGGCGGCAAACAGCGCAGGGGCAAAGGTGCTTCGGAATTTCAGCTTTGAGCTTAGTGTTCTTGAGCAGGAAGAAATCGTGGCCCTTAAACCCGATATTATCCTTCTCTGCGGCGGAATAGACGGCGGCAATAAAGAGGTTATACTCCATAATGCGAAAATACTTGCGAAAACAGAAGGCGATTTCTTTGTTATCATAGCAGGTAATAAAGCAGTTTCAAAGGACGTATGGGATATCCTTGAAGCCGGCGGAAAAAGATCCATCATAACGGAAAACGTTATGCCGGAATTTAACAAGCTGAATATTGCACCGGCCAAGGAGCAGATAAGAGAACTTTTCATTAAGAATATAATAGAGGCGAAAGGCCTTAATTTAATACAAAAAAGCCTTGACGCAGACATCATCCCCACGCCTCTTGCAGTTTTTGAGGCGGCGGAGCTTTTAGCGAGAGGCACAAGGCATGAAACAGGCCTTGGAAGCCTTATGGCCTATGATGTTGGCGGCGCCACGACAGATGTTTATTCCATGGCAGGGGGAGAGCCTACGAAGCCCAATGTAATGCTTAAAGGCTTTAAAGAGCCTTTTGCCAAGCGTACGGTTGAAGGGGATATTGGAATGCGTTATTCCATATCGAGCCTTGTGGAAGAAGCCAATGCCGAAATTATAGCGGAAAATATAGGCCTTACGAAAGAAGCGGTTATAAACTGGATAGCCGCCTGTAAAAAGGACCCGGGCATCCTTGCAGAGCCCGGCACAGAGGAAAGGCTCATAGATGAAGAGCTTGCAGCCTTTGCCATAGAGATTTCCGCCAACAGGCACTGCGGATATATTGAAACCATATATACCCCCTTTGGAGAGTCCTATATACAGTCGGGGAAGGATTTAACCCCCGTAAATTATGTAATAGGCGCAGGCGGCTCCGTTATAAACAGCACCAATCCAAGAAAGGTTCTTTCAAGAAGTATTTACTCTCAGGCAAATTATGATATCTTAAAGCCCCAGAACCCTAAATTCCTTCTTGATAAAAAGAGTATTTTTGCGGCTATGGGCCTTGTGGGAAGACTTTATCCCGATACGGCAATAAAGATTATGAAAAATGAATTTATAGAGGTTTAA
- the glmS gene encoding methylaspartate mutase subunit S, whose product MEDKQITLVMGVIGADVHAVGIKILDYAFSNAGFKVINLGVMVSQDEYIAAAIESNAKAILVSSLYGHGELDCRGLRDKCNEAGLKDIKLYVGGNLVVGKKDFATVEKTFKEMGFDRVYPPGSNPEDSIRDIKSDFGIL is encoded by the coding sequence ATGGAGGATAAGCAAATTACTCTTGTTATGGGAGTAATAGGCGCAGATGTCCATGCGGTGGGGATTAAAATACTGGATTATGCTTTTTCAAATGCCGGATTTAAGGTTATAAACCTTGGGGTTATGGTAAGCCAGGACGAGTATATTGCCGCAGCCATAGAATCAAATGCCAAAGCCATATTGGTATCTTCTCTTTACGGACACGGAGAGCTTGACTGCCGCGGCTTAAGAGATAAATGCAACGAGGCCGGCCTTAAAGACATTAAGCTTTACGTAGGCGGAAACCTTGTTGTTGGAAAGAAAGATTTTGCAACAGTTGAAAAGACCTTTAAAGAAATGGGCTTTGACAGGGTATATCCTCCCGGAAGCAACCCTGAGGACAGCATCAGAGACATCAAATCCGATTTCGGAATACTTTAA
- a CDS encoding GntR family transcriptional regulator — translation MNITVDKNSHKPIYRQIVDEIIEGVNGRQIKYGSKLPAERELSENLDISRGTVKKAYEALEKEGFVKIIWGSGAFISKRPDDGEGAQEKEYILGFMNHMEERGYSKREIEAFMTLAALKKFSKRKVMVAAVDCNQEALEIFKKQLSFMSELNCMDFLLSDMESFTNPKALFDNFDIIFTTTSHYDDLVKMLPWHEEKIMKAVVSPDRQTIVNLINMPENTGLLVKTRRFRDIVNNNMVSYGRRIPEKDCIFEKWADLESFERFISQREVIIMPPIYALSLRGEVYERLNKFVFDGGRIITFNYMIEKGSIIHIEDRISNILYNFKEW, via the coding sequence ATGAACATAACAGTGGATAAAAATTCACATAAGCCTATATACAGGCAGATAGTTGATGAGATTATCGAAGGGGTAAACGGCCGTCAGATAAAATACGGCTCTAAGCTTCCTGCGGAAAGAGAGCTTTCTGAAAACCTTGATATTTCAAGAGGGACTGTAAAAAAGGCATATGAGGCGCTTGAGAAGGAAGGTTTTGTTAAAATCATATGGGGAAGCGGTGCTTTCATATCTAAAAGGCCTGACGATGGAGAAGGCGCCCAGGAGAAGGAATATATTCTGGGCTTTATGAACCATATGGAGGAAAGAGGATATTCTAAAAGAGAAATTGAGGCGTTTATGACTTTGGCTGCCCTTAAGAAATTCAGCAAGAGAAAAGTCATGGTGGCCGCGGTGGACTGCAATCAGGAGGCTCTTGAAATATTTAAAAAGCAGCTTTCCTTTATGTCTGAATTAAACTGCATGGATTTTCTCCTTTCCGATATGGAATCCTTCACCAATCCAAAGGCTCTTTTTGATAATTTTGATATTATCTTTACCACTACAAGTCATTATGACGACCTTGTAAAAATGCTTCCCTGGCATGAGGAAAAGATTATGAAGGCCGTAGTTTCTCCGGACAGGCAGACCATAGTAAATCTCATTAATATGCCTGAAAACACAGGGCTTTTAGTAAAAACCAGACGCTTTCGAGATATTGTGAACAATAATATGGTTTCCTACGGAAGAAGGATTCCTGAAAAAGACTGTATCTTTGAAAAGTGGGCGGATTTAGAAAGCTTTGAAAGGTTTATATCCCAAAGAGAGGTTATTATCATGCCTCCGATATACGCTTTAAGCCTCAGGGGAGAGGTTTATGAAAGACTGAACAAATTCGTCTTTGATGGCGGAAGAATCATTACATTTAACTACATGATAGAAAAGGGCTCTATTATTCATATTGAAGATAGAATCTCAAACATACTATACAATTTTAAGGAGTGGTAA